Within Bacillus sp. FJAT-45350, the genomic segment ATTAGTTAATTCAACGATACGTTTTATTCGATAATTTAGTGTGTTTGGATGAATATGAAGGATTTTTGCTGCTTCATTTACATGACAATCAGAGTCTAAATAGACCTCAAGAGATTGAAAGAGTTCTGTTTGATTTTTATCGTCATAGGACTTTAATGTTAGTAATGACAATGGGAAGTGACTCTCATTTTCTCTATTCTCTACTATTCCTTCTAAATAACGATAAATCCCAAGCCCTTGATAGCTAAGAACATTTTCTAGCTCTTTAGGGAATTGCTCTTTTAATGCTAATGCCTTTAACGCCTCTTTATAACTGTTCTCCGTTTTAAGAACATCCTGATAAATAAAACCATGGCAGCTTTTTACGTTTTTTATGTGATAGCGTAGATCCCATTGCTCAATAGCAAACCGAATAAATTCACGTAACATCGTTTCATCTAGATTCCCTTTGTTTTTTACAACAAACAGAGTTAATTCATTTTCTTGAAATAAAAAGAAGGGAATATCCACATGTTCACTAGCATGCAAAAAATACGTTATCTGTCTTTTTAATGCCTCAGACAAAGAGGTTTCAAAATGAAAAACTATGACAGAAAAGGATGACGGTAAGGCTAGTGCTAATTTATGAAAATTAGCTTCTATTCTATCTCTTGAACGAATTCCTCCGGTAAGTAACTGCCAAAAGAATTGTTGGTAGCCTTCTTCCTTCCTCTTTTCCTGCAAACTTCTTTTTAATAAGAATGTCTTCACTGTTTCTGTTGCCTCTTGTAAAAAAGATAAACCAGCATTCGTTAACGACTTATCTAGCTCTAGTATCCAAATATACCCTAGTATTTCTTGTTGCTTACGAATCGAGATTGCTACACGATTTCCTAGCCCGATATCATCTATCGCCTTAATCCTAACGGGCTTTTCATCTTGATGTAATTTTTCTATTATCCCTTTTTTCCATAAGCGATGAATGACAGACTGTGGGACTTGTCTCGAAATAATTGTCTCTATCCTAGCGGTATCTGTTCTTATATCATGTTTACTATATGCCAAAAGTCTATGACTACCATCTTCAAGTGTCACAGGACATCCAAGCATATCACTTATATAATCAACAATACCTTCTAGGTCATAGAAGTTTGATTTTAGTGGATTATCTTTTTCTGTAGGCTGGAACATAGCTTAACTCCTATCATTACAAACTCCATATCTTTCTTTTATTATAAACTCATTTTGATAAAAAACGAACATAAGGTGTTCCTAAAAAACACCTTATTTCATCGTTACTTTGTACCATATTTATACATTTGAATTGTGCTATACTACGCCTATTTACCCTTATTAGCAACACACGCCCTTCACTAAATAGACAAACTAACATAGCGTATTATTAGAATATAGTTTTCTTAAGTAGGGATTGGTAAGTATGATTATGAAAAAGCTTAAAGATGCATACGCAGATGAAATAATAGCTAAAGATGTTTACTATCAAAACAAACTTATCCTCAAAGAAGGAACCACGTTAACAAAATCCTTAAAGGAAAAGCTGAAAAAATTGGGAGTAAACGAAATCTATGTCCAATCAGATACACCAGAAAAGAAGAAAAAAATAACTACCACTGGTCAAACTCAGAGTAATAGTCAATCTCAGCAAATAGAAGAAAACTCGTATTTGTTCTATGAAACATTAAAAGAAATTTTTCTTGAATCTCGATACGGATTAGCTTTAAACAATATTGAGGAAATTCATTGGCTATCCAACCTCTTTACTAAAATAATCACTAATGATAGTAAAAAACTACTCACACAGTTAAAAGAATGGGATTATGACAGCTTTCTGCATTCATTTGATGTATTTATCATCAGCTCATTGATAGCCAAAATGCTAAAGGTTAAAAATATTGAAGAGTTCGCTTCTGGTTGTTTACTACATGACATAGGGAAAAAGTCGATTCAAAAGTCAGTTTTACAGAAAACAGATAAGTTGACAATCGAGGAGTACAATCAATTAAAAGAGCATGTGAACCACGGTGAAAAAATCTTATCAAAAATGAATTTCTCGCAAAAAATACTAAAATTAACCAAACACCATCACGAAAGACTAGATGGGAACGGATATCCCAGTCAACTAAAAGAAAATGAAATTGATACAGAGTTACGAATACTTTCAGTTGTTGATGTCTTTTCAGCTCTATCCTTAAAACGTCACTATCGAAAAGCTCTTAGTTCAATTGAAGCCATACAATTTTTATTAAACAACGATGAACAATTTGATTTAGAAATTATTAAGCATCTCTGTCTTCTCCTTCAAATATACCCACCACAGACCACTGTACGTTTATCTAATGAAAAGCTTGCAAAAATTATGTATGTAAATCATGCAAAACCCTACCTTCCACTCATTCAAGAAATCCAAACAGAATCTACCTTTGAACTCCCCACCGACTTTACAATTAAAGTTACTCATATCAACACATTTGACCAATCCTTGGTCAAACATGAACAGGAAGAAAAGCATGAATGGAAAAAATTCTTCTATAGCCTCATACAAGGTCAGCGAAACGATGCAATATATTATTTCGAAAAACTTGCTGATGGAATGAGAGTTGAAGACATCTATACAAATATATTTGCAAAAATCTTGAAGGAAATCGGTGATAAATGGGAAGTTGGAGAACTCACAATTGCCGAAGAGCACATTGTTTCTGTTCTAATAAGAGAAATAATGAATATTAAGCTACCGAATTACATTCAGGAAGGTATAACAAAAGGTAAGGTTGCACTATTAACTTTAGGAACTGAACAACATAAACTACCTCTAAAAATAGTTTCCGATGCTCTCGAGGTTAATGGATGGAACATTCACAACCTCGAAGTCACCTTACCAGTCAATGATTTACTTGCATTTTTAAATAAGAAGAAAATCGATTATGTTGGCTTTTCTGTGACAATGCCTCATAACCTTCAATTATTAAAAAGAGTCATTGAAAGAATTCAGGGGCACTCCCCTCATATTGGCATTCTACTAGGTGGTTTAGCCCTCGATTCAAATCATGGTTTTAAGGGATGCTTATATGCAAATGATGCGAAAGAAGCTGTTAGAATAATGAATGAACATTATCAGCAGCATAAAAATTAAATAAAATCGGTCCAAAAGAATATTTCTCTCTCTTGGACCGACCTATTGAATACTATAATCCAGCTTCTCTTTGCAATCGTTTCGCTATTTCATTAAAGTCTTCATGTGATATACCAGGCGCAAACAGTTGAGGGACTTCCTCATAATCAGGCATTGGCGCTCCTTCTGGTGAACCTATAATCACTTCTACAGGCTGACCATCACTAGGGTGTTTTCCTTTCCAAATTTTATCAATGTCACGATAATCTGAAGGACTCCATGTATATAACTTACGATGAATTCCTTGCTCTTCAAACTTTCGAGTAGCATCAAACTTTTTATTATCAAGATCTGGAATAGGAATCATCTTGGTCATATCTACACCTGTCGCAACTTCAAGAGCTTTGGCATATGCGACAACATGCACTCCTCCTCGAACAAGTAAGTAACCAATCATTTCACGAGCTACAGGATTATCAGTCATCTCATACACCCTCATCTTATGGGTACGTGCTCCGCATTCTAAGAAGAAATTATGAAGTAAGTCTAATATTAAATTACCACTATTAAATACATTTCTTCCATCCCAAGGCCTACCCATATTATCTCCAGGCGTAGACGTTTGCGCTGTTGCAATAAAATGATCGAGACTTCTCTTATCTACTGCATTACGAAGTGGTTGATTATCTGGATCTCCTGGGTATGTGGCACCCTCGAGCATCAAATTCACTGTATTTGCAACTAACTCAACATGGCCGAATTCTTCAGCAGTAATACTAGCAATTAAATCATAAAAAGGCTTTAACTTGCGCTTTTGTCGAAAGTTAAACGATTGGTACATATAATTATTTAACGTAGACATTTCACCGAATTCTCCACCCAATAACTCTTGCAC encodes:
- a CDS encoding PucR family transcriptional regulator encodes the protein MFQPTEKDNPLKSNFYDLEGIVDYISDMLGCPVTLEDGSHRLLAYSKHDIRTDTARIETIISRQVPQSVIHRLWKKGIIEKLHQDEKPVRIKAIDDIGLGNRVAISIRKQQEILGYIWILELDKSLTNAGLSFLQEATETVKTFLLKRSLQEKRKEEGYQQFFWQLLTGGIRSRDRIEANFHKLALALPSSFSVIVFHFETSLSEALKRQITYFLHASEHVDIPFFLFQENELTLFVVKNKGNLDETMLREFIRFAIEQWDLRYHIKNVKSCHGFIYQDVLKTENSYKEALKALALKEQFPKELENVLSYQGLGIYRYLEGIVENRENESHFPLSLLTLKSYDDKNQTELFQSLEVYLDSDCHVNEAAKILHIHPNTLNYRIKRIVELTNINLSDPKEKLDLYLEYKLRRLL
- a CDS encoding HD domain-containing phosphohydrolase; this encodes MIMKKLKDAYADEIIAKDVYYQNKLILKEGTTLTKSLKEKLKKLGVNEIYVQSDTPEKKKKITTTGQTQSNSQSQQIEENSYLFYETLKEIFLESRYGLALNNIEEIHWLSNLFTKIITNDSKKLLTQLKEWDYDSFLHSFDVFIISSLIAKMLKVKNIEEFASGCLLHDIGKKSIQKSVLQKTDKLTIEEYNQLKEHVNHGEKILSKMNFSQKILKLTKHHHERLDGNGYPSQLKENEIDTELRILSVVDVFSALSLKRHYRKALSSIEAIQFLLNNDEQFDLEIIKHLCLLLQIYPPQTTVRLSNEKLAKIMYVNHAKPYLPLIQEIQTESTFELPTDFTIKVTHINTFDQSLVKHEQEEKHEWKKFFYSLIQGQRNDAIYYFEKLADGMRVEDIYTNIFAKILKEIGDKWEVGELTIAEEHIVSVLIREIMNIKLPNYIQEGITKGKVALLTLGTEQHKLPLKIVSDALEVNGWNIHNLEVTLPVNDLLAFLNKKKIDYVGFSVTMPHNLQLLKRVIERIQGHSPHIGILLGGLALDSNHGFKGCLYANDAKEAVRIMNEHYQQHKN
- a CDS encoding manganese catalase family protein, producing MIHRIDKLLIDLPRPKHADPNAATAVQELLGGEFGEMSTLNNYMYQSFNFRQKRKLKPFYDLIASITAEEFGHVELVANTVNLMLEGATYPGDPDNQPLRNAVDKRSLDHFIATAQTSTPGDNMGRPWDGRNVFNSGNLILDLLHNFFLECGARTHKMRVYEMTDNPVAREMIGYLLVRGGVHVVAYAKALEVATGVDMTKMIPIPDLDNKKFDATRKFEEQGIHRKLYTWSPSDYRDIDKIWKGKHPSDGQPVEVIIGSPEGAPMPDYEEVPQLFAPGISHEDFNEIAKRLQREAGL